A stretch of Fusarium poae strain DAOMC 252244 chromosome 2, whole genome shotgun sequence DNA encodes these proteins:
- a CDS encoding hypothetical protein (TransMembrane:1 (i12-34o)~BUSCO:59899at5125): MATKQPSSRWWFWTKVIMGGAAVAVGGPAFTMWLTPTEEELRSRYNPELRKKSLENREERQQDFDDFVTRLKEYSKSDKPIWVVVKEEEERKRKNAAAAAKASKVETETRREEMRREAGLALDGFKQSTPTEPKGGAPRAPPHPRRNVSIESPDPPQSNFAHHVRRPRTPQEARPRCPNWVCLRIRRLIRRHSRTSQLTERLSGKGTPRRKVKRAPARSGADDKKLQLALKKLNTQPIQAIEEVNMFKQDGNVIHFAAPKG, encoded by the exons ATGGCAACTAAGCAGCCGTCTTCAAGGTGGTGGTTTTGGACCAAGGTCATTATGGG TGGTGCTGCCGTCGCTGTTGGCGGACCAGCCTTCACCATGTGGTTGACGCCTACTGAGGAAGAACTTCGATCGAGATATAACCCCGAACTGCGCAAGAAGAGTCTGGAGAACCGCGAAGAGCGACAACAAGATTTCGATGACTTTGTGACCCGATTGAAGGAGTACTCAAAGTCTGACAAGCCGA TCTGGGTCGTTgtgaaggaggaagaggagcgaAAGCGAAAGaacgccgccgccgctgcaAAGGCGTCGAAAGTCGAGACCGAGACTCGACGAGAAGAGATGAGAAGAGAGGCTGGCCTGG CTCTTGATGGTTTTAAGCAAAGCACCCCTACCGAGCCTAAGGGCGGAGCGCCCAGAGCCCCTCCTCATCCTCGGCGAAATG TTTCGATCGAGTCCCCCGATCCCCCGCAATCGAATTTCGCCCATCATGTCCGACGTCCAAGAACGCCTCAAGAAGCTCGGCCTCGGTGCCCGAACTG GGTATGTTTGCGCATAAGGAGGCTTATACGCCGTCACAGCCGAACATCGCAGCTAACGGAACGACTTAGTGGAAAGGGTACCCCCCGACGAAAGGTCAAGCGCGCACCTGCCCGCTCCGGTGCCGACGACAAGAAGCTTCAGCTCGCCCTTAAGAAGCTGAACACCCAGCCCATCCAGGCCATTGAGGAGGTCAACATGTTCAAGCAGGACGGAAACGTCATCCACTTTGCTGCCCCCAAGGGTTAG
- the EGD1 gene encoding Nascent polypeptide-associated complex subunit beta: MSPSTPTVHAAVPSNTFAIYGNGEDKELTELVPGILNQLGPDSLASLRKLAESYQNLQKEKGEDDDEIPDLVEGENFEGEPKVE, translated from the coding sequence ATGTCCCCTTCCACCCCGACAGTCCACGCCGCCGTCCCCTCCAACACCTTCGCCATCTACGGTAACGGTGAAGACAAGGAGCTCACTGAGCTTGTCCCCGGCATCCTTAACCAGCTCGGCCCCGACTCCCTTGCTTCTCTCCGCAAGCTCGCTGAGAGCTACCAGAACCTCCAGAAGGAGAAGGgtgaggacgacgacgagatcCCCGACCTTGTCGAGGGTGAGAACTTCGAGGGCGAGCCCAAGGTCGAGTAA
- a CDS encoding hypothetical protein (BUSCO:24610at5125), producing MTSQADLIARAVLQQFHNLPAKRKPAVRDNGLHEWVPLSGIVAEQDGVLTCLALATGMKCLPVSKIAQSNGVGIHDWHAEILAIRTFNRFLLDECQSLLENEDKLSILERKKHISGGNGMCPQAFQMKDNVRLHMYCSEAPCGDASMELTMAAQEDASAWEAPIPTTRAPDPNADTSLLGRACFSRTGIVRRKPARGDAPPTLSKSCSDKLALKQCTSLLSALSSLFIDTTNVYIHSIVLPESQHSEVACRRAFSEEGRLKPLAGKMWLGGYSFKQFSILTTGLEFEFSRIAVKARADRISASNLAATWSSSGFEENIIGGVIQGRKAFNTNAASCMSRLRMWEAARDLADRLGTGCSVTALYLKSGTYRDVKQGQLTAHRKRVKEEVRKTALVGWIRNDGGSDFQLEKRSNH from the exons ATGACTTCACAGGCTGATCTGATTGCGCGAGCAGTATTGCAGCAATTCCACAATTTACCTGCAAAACGGAAACCTGCTGTTCGCGATAATGGTTTACATGAATGGGTTCCTCTGAGTGGCATCGTTGCTGAACAGGACGGTGTTTTGACCTGTCTTGCTCTGGC AACTGGCATGAAATGCCTTCCGGTGTCGAAAATAGCACAGTCGAACGGTGTTGGCATCCATGACTGGCATGCCGAGATCCTGGCCATCAGGACTTTTAATCGCTTTCTGCTTGACGAATGTCAAAGTCTCCTGGAAAATGAAGACAAATTGAGCATtttggaaagaaaaaaacataTATCCGGCGGCAATGGAATGTGTCCACAGGCTTTCCAGATGAAAGACAATGTAAGACTCCATATGTACTGCTCAGAAGCGCCAT GTGGCGATGCCAGCATGGAGCTGACAATGGCCGCCCAAGAAGACGCTTCAGCATGGGAAGCCCCAATACCCACAACCAGGGCTCCTGATCCAAATGCCGACACCTCTCTGTTAGGGCGAGCTTGCTTCTCTCGAACCGGTATTGTTAGGCGAAAGCCTGCTCGAGGAGATGCACCGCCAACGCTCTCCAAGTCCTGCTCCGACAAACTAGCACTCAAGCAGTGCACTTCACTCCTTTCAGCTCTATCGTCGCTTTTTATTGACACAACCAACGTATATATTCATAGCATCGTATTGCCAGAATCCCAACATTCTGAAGTCGCTTGTAGGCGAGCTTTCTCAGAAGAAGGTAGATTGAAACCTTTGGCTGGCAAGATGTGGTTGGGAGGATATTCTTTCAAGCAATTCTCAATTCTGACAACTGGTCTGGAGTTTGAATTCTCAAGAATAGCCGTGAAAGCTCGGGCTGACAGGATATCGGCAAGCAATCTTGCAGCAACATGGTCATCTTCAGGGTTTGAAGAGAACATAATCGGGGGAGTTATCCAAGGCCGCAAAGCTTTCAACACAAATGCAGCAAGTTGCATGTCGAGACTACGCATGTGGGAGGCAGCCAGGGACCTTGCCGATAGACTCGGTACCGGGTGCTCTGTCACAGCACTATATCTCAAGTCTGGTACTTATCGGGATGTCAAGCAAGGCCAGCTAACAGCTCATAGAAAAAGGGTCAAGGAAGAGGTGCGCAAGACAGCACTTGTAGGGTGGATCAGGAACGACGGAGGATCAGATTTTCAACTAGAAAAGCGTAGCAATCATTGA
- the RPL24 gene encoding 60S ribosomal protein L24 yields the protein MRTYEDTFSGARIYPGKGKLYVRGDSKIFRFQNGKSESLFLQRKNPRRIAWTVLYRRQHRKGISEVCND from the exons ATGCGAACCTACGAGGACACCTTCTCCGGCGCGAGAATCTACCCTGGCAAG GGTAAGCTCTACGTCCGTGGCGACAGCAAGATCTTCCGATTCCAGAACGGAAAGTCGGAGTCTCTCTTCCTCCAAAGGAAGAACCCCCGCCGTATCGCATGGACCGTCCTCTACCGCCGACAGCACCGCAAGGGTATCTCTGAGGTATGCAACGATTGA
- a CDS encoding hypothetical protein (TransMembrane:1 (o72-91i)), which translates to MHPIGIPCTRDCRRTGRTKTQEPRTPLSHFHPHSSSIPNLTGLGLDLGSRALGTLLADLSDSLALGGLGSELSLLGLLGSSLSLLLLLALLDGLGAGSGAGLGSDVALLLDHVERSTDDTTLSLDSAAGSLLGNLL; encoded by the coding sequence ATGCACCCTATTGGCATTCCATGCACCCGAGATTGTAGAAGAACCGGCCGGACAAAGACACAAGAACCACGGACTCCACTCTCCCATTTTCATCCTCACTCAAGTTCCATTCCTAATTTAACGGGTCTTGGCCTGGACCTTGGGAGCAGAGCCCTTGGCACCCTGCTTGCTGACCTGTCGGACAGCCTGGCCCTTGGAGGCCTGGGCAGCGAGCTTAGCCTTCTCGGACTTCTTGGTAGCAGCCTCAgcctgcttcttctccttgctcTCCTTGATGGCCTGGGCGCGGGCAGCGGAGCGGGCCTCGGGTCGGATGTTGCGCTTCTCCTTGATCACGTCGAGAGAAGCACCGACGATACCACGCTGAGCCTTGACAGTGCGGCGGGTTCGCTTCTTGgcaacctcctgtag
- a CDS encoding hypothetical protein (BUSCO:52298at5125): protein MSELKVGTDFPEGVFFSYIKPTPEIAEFSTCGAPTNYNASHEFKDKKVVVVSVPGAFTPTCSGSHVPSYVENIDKIKAKGVDQVIVIAVNDAFVMHGWAKANGITDDKILFMSDHNAKFSTSIGWNLGERTGRFAVIVDHGKIVYASNDEPGSIEKSGALGVLAHL from the exons ATGTCTGAACTCAAGGTCGGCACCGACTTCCCCGAAGGTGTCTTCTTCAGCTACATCAAGCCCACTCCTGAGATCGCTGAATTCTCTACCTGCGGCGCTCCTACTAACTACAACGCCAGTCACG AgttcaaggacaagaaggtcGTCGTTGTCTCCGTCCCTGGTGCTTTCACTCCTACTTGCAGTGGCTCGCACGTTCCTTCCTACGTCGAGAACATTGACAAGATTAAGGCCAAGGGCGTTGACCAGGTCATCGTCATTGCTGTCAACGACGCATTTGTCATGCACGGTTGGGCCAAGGCCAACGGTATCACCGATGACAAGATT CTCTTCATGTCCGACCACAATGCCAAGTTCTCCACCAGCATCGGCTGGAACCTGGGCGAGCGAACTGGTCGTTTCGCCGTGATTGTCGACCACGGCAAGATCGTTTACGCCTCCAATGATGAGCCCGGTAGCATCGAGAAGTCCGGTGCCCTTGGCGTCCTCGCTCACTTGTAA
- a CDS encoding hypothetical protein (TransMembrane:3 (o286-308i315-334o415-437i)), with product MPHVDQRSYRSNSASSSGESLSDGEKTDGSVNSGFSGYSSGIPDSLAFDRIIDGGTCPPMTVRDFMSYLIYVEHAAENLQFYLWFKDYEKRFNSNPTTDAKLAPEWTRAMQDEAIIKIRKEQADKMRKEPKAAAIFKGTDFEKNPTAQDRSMSATIDPFTTPPQSSGGDVASIFTATNTMPSLDATSYMSQASDAFQAAGTQQPFTIQPFREEVNRVIVTYIMDGAPRQLNLSSAEQKTAIVALSQTTHPSAFRSIFKTADSSLRHQAHPNFVRWSICNGNPARVFFARSLGLGLIMVGIVVGLILTLSSAGRGYRALAAISLVLGISTLVAAYKGMCVVLHGMHHRHIRPWELFVDSENMDDLAKRSFDSFGSKNSYEDEPWVVKYEKRNIVRKVFDREVWIQEPALRQIQDTIFVQAMLASILMGGIITAIFVAVPGGRFF from the exons ATGCCA CATGTGGACCAGAGGTCATATCGTAGCAACAGCGCCAGCAGCAGTGGGGAGTCTCTATCTGATGGAGAAAAGACTGATGGCTCAGTCAACTCTGGATTCTCTGGGTACTCGAGTGGTATACCTGACTCCTTGGCTTTTGACAGGATCATTGACGGAGGAACATGTCCT CCTATGACAGTCCGGGATTTCATGTCCTATCTTATTTATGTAGAACACGCTGCCGAGAACCTCCAGTTCTACCTCTGGTTTAAAGACTACGAGAAACGGTTCAACTCAAACCCTACGACCGATGCCAAGCTTGCTCCAGAGTGGACCAGGGCTATGCAGGATGAGGCCATTATCAAGATCCGAAAAGAACAGGCAGATAAGATGCGCAAAGAGCCCAAGGCTGCCGCAATCTTCAAAGGTACCGACTTTGAGAAAAATCCTACCGCTCAGGACCGGAGCATGAGTGCCACCATCGATCCCTTCACAACGCCTCCCCAGAGTAGCGGAGGGGATGTGGCGTCAATATTTACAGCGACAAACACTATGCCTTCGCTCGATGCAACGAGCTATATGAGCCAAGCCTCCGACGCTTTCCAGGCCGCTGGCACTCAACAGCCTT TCACTATCCAACCATTCCGAGAAGAGGTTAACAGAGTGATTGTGACGTACATAATGGATGGAGCTCCCCGACAACTGAATCTCTCATCTGCTGAACAAAAGACGGCTATCGTGGCACTTTCTCAGACAACACACCCGAGTGCATTCCGCAGCATCTTCAAGACGGCTGACTCAAGTCTTCGTCACCAGGCCCATCCCAACTTTGTCAGATGGTCAATCTGTAACGGCAACCCTGCTCGCGTGTTCTTCGCGCGCTCGCTCGGACTTGGCCTCATCATGGTTGGTATTGTCGTTGGCCTCATCCTTACTCTCAGCAGCGCAGGTCGAGGATACCGGGCTCTGGCAGCAATCTCCCTTGTTCTTGGTATTAGCACACTTGTTGCGGCTTACAAGGGTATGTGTGTTGTTCTTCACGGAATGCATCACCGCCACATCAGGCCGTGGGAATTGTTCGTCGACAGTGAGAACATGGATGACTTGGCTAAGCGAAGCTTTGATTCTTTCGGATCTAAGAACAGCTACGAGGATGAACCTTGGGTGGTCAAGTACGAGAAGCGCAACATTGTCCGCAAGGTGTTTGATCGAGAAGTCTGGATCCAGGAGCCAGCGCTGCGTCAGATTCAAGACACTATTTTCGTCCAGGCGATGCTTGCTTCCATCCTTATGGGTGGTATCATCACAGCAATTTTTGTGGCCGTTCCAGGTGGTCGGTTCTTTTGA
- a CDS encoding hypothetical protein (BUSCO:25802at5125) — protein MTPALEHEDAISQEPQSAAHPSSHKHRRTMTSTDEIDSTIIRPGSVKINVKGAFIVDPDTATPASTSGASAGAVSSINGRTSPTHPETSDIRLPYHTAIVSHIAIDIGGSLIKVVYFSREADSTDPGGRLNFQSFETDRIDDCVEFMRHLRDNQLVNGSQPGELCVMATGGGAYKYYDKIRAALEVDVSQEDEMECLIIGLDFFITEIPREVFTYSETDPMHFVVPQENIYPYLLVNIGSGVSFLKVTGPRSYQRVGGTSLGGGTLWGLLSLLTGARTFDEMLEQAAHGDNANVDMLVGDIYGTDYGKIGLKSTTIASSFGKVFRMKREAESAAEDGRSATPEDASFNSADVSRSLLYAISNNIGQIAYLQSQIHNLSNIYFGGSFIRGHRQTINTLSYAIKFWSKGGKQAYFLRHEGYLGSVGAFLKRKPKNWGRKGSLEGMDDIAELRRNLRDGAPSSSTS, from the exons ATGACGCCCGCCTTGGAACACGAGGATGCCATTTCGCAGGAACCTCAATCGGCGGCGCATCCTTCAAGCCACAAGCATCGCAGAACCATGACATCGACCGACGAGATAGACAGCACCATTATCCGACCCGGCAGCGTCAAGATCAATGTCAAGGGCGCTTTCATCGTCGATCCCGATACTGCGACGCCAGCATCGACTTCGGGCGCAAGCGCTGGTGCTGTCAGTTCGATTAACGGCCGAACGAGTCCGACGCACCCTGAGACGAGCGACATCCGACTTCCATATCACACTGCCATTGTGAGCCATATTGCGATTGAC ATTGGCGGTTCACTTATAAAAGTTGTTTACTTTTCGCGTGAGGCTGATTCCACAGATCCTGGTGGCCGGTTGAACTTTCAGAGCTTCGAAACGGATCGCATCGATGATTGTGTCGAGTTTATGCGCCATTTGCGCGATAACCAGCTTGTCAATGGCTCACAACCGGGAGAGCTGTGCGTGATGGCTACAGGTGGTGGCGCATACAAGTATTATGACAAGATTCGGGCGGCTTTGGAAGTGGATGTGTCGCAAGAGGACGAAATGGAGTGTCTAATTATTG GCCTTGACTTCTTCATCACCGAAATCCCCCGCGAGGTCTTTACCTACTCTGAAACGGACCCCATGCACTTCGTTGTGCCGCAAGAAAATATCTATCCCTATCTCCTTGTCAACATCGGTTCGGGAGTTTCATTCCTAAAAGTTACTGGACCACGATCATATCAGCGAGTCGGCGGTACATCACTTGGTGGTGGTACCCTCTGGGGTCTATTGTCGCTATTGACAGGTGCCCGAACCTTTGACGAGATGCTTGAACAAGCCGCGCATGGCGACAACGCTAATGTCGACATGTTGGTTGGTGACATTTATGGAACAGACTATGGCAAGATAGGATTGAAGAGCACGACCATTGCCTCATCTTTTGGCAAGGTCTTTCGTATGAAGAGAGAAGCCGAATCAGCAGCTGAAGATGGCAGGTCGGCGACACCAGAAGATGCATCCTTTAATAGTGCCGATGTTTCACGTTCTCTGCTTTACGCGATATCAAACAACATTGGGCAAATCGCCTATCTCCAGTCGCAAATTCACAACCTATCCAACATTTACTTTGGTGGATCCTTCATTAGAGGCCACCGACAAACCATTAACACGCTGAGTTACGCCATCAAATTTTGGAGTAAGGGAGGGAAGCAGGCGTACTTCCTCAGACATGAGGGTTATCTTGGCTCAGTAGGCGCCTTTCTCAAAAGGAAGCCGAAGAACTGGGGTCGAAAGGGCAGCCTTGAGGGTATGGATGACATTGCTGAGTTGAGGAGGAATCTTCGCGATGGGGCACCCAGCTCCAGTACATCATAG